A stretch of the Ensifer sp. PDNC004 genome encodes the following:
- a CDS encoding class II aldolase/adducin family protein has protein sequence MRSLEFEALLDLSARVGADPLLVQGAGGNTSIKEGGTLWIKASGLWLAHARQRDVMVPVALEPLLEALDANDPATEKAQDFVIAERNPSGLRPSIETTVHALMPQKVVVHVHCVETIATAVQTNGAAIAAERLAGYPHVFVPYARPGLPLARAIAERMQDNTSVLVLGNHGLVVAAETVVDAAILLTDITRRLTGARRIAPAADVAALSRLAVDSDYRLPEDVALHSVAADLDSCRLAAGGSLYPDHVIFLGKGVVVAAPGETALSIETKLRAAGNSPPPLLLFPGKGVLVQKEISAGAFAMARCLADVTTRIPADARLRYLTEAENAELLGWDAEKYRQQLNRAGQVLQ, from the coding sequence ATGCGAAGTCTGGAATTCGAAGCGCTTCTCGATCTTTCGGCCCGCGTCGGGGCGGACCCGCTGCTGGTGCAAGGGGCGGGCGGCAACACCTCGATCAAGGAGGGCGGAACGCTCTGGATCAAGGCGTCTGGCCTGTGGCTGGCGCATGCCCGCCAGCGCGACGTCATGGTGCCGGTGGCGCTCGAGCCCTTGCTCGAAGCACTGGATGCGAACGACCCGGCGACAGAAAAGGCGCAGGATTTCGTGATCGCCGAGCGCAACCCCTCGGGCCTGCGCCCCTCGATCGAAACGACCGTGCATGCGCTGATGCCGCAAAAGGTGGTGGTGCATGTGCACTGCGTCGAGACGATCGCGACGGCGGTGCAGACCAACGGTGCGGCAATCGCTGCCGAGCGGCTTGCCGGCTACCCCCATGTCTTCGTGCCCTACGCCCGGCCGGGTCTGCCGCTTGCGCGGGCGATTGCCGAACGGATGCAGGACAACACGTCGGTGCTGGTGCTCGGTAATCACGGCCTGGTGGTCGCTGCTGAAACCGTGGTCGATGCGGCGATCCTGCTCACGGATATTACCCGTCGGCTGACCGGCGCACGCAGGATCGCTCCCGCCGCCGATGTGGCGGCGCTTTCGCGCCTGGCGGTCGACAGCGATTACCGTCTGCCGGAGGACGTTGCCCTGCATTCGGTCGCTGCAGATCTCGACAGTTGCCGGCTTGCCGCCGGCGGCAGCCTCTACCCCGACCATGTCATCTTCCTTGGCAAGGGTGTCGTGGTCGCCGCGCCCGGCGAGACCGCCCTTTCGATCGAGACGAAGCTGCGTGCGGCAGGTAACAGCCCGCCGCCGTTGCTGCTCTTCCCGGGCAAGGGCGTGCTGGTGCAGAAGGAGATTTCCGCCGGCGCCTTCGCCATGGCGCGATGCCTTGCTGACGTGACGACCCGCATTCCGGCGGACGCTCGGCTGCGCTACCTGACGGAAGCCGAAAACGCCGAACTTCTCGGCTGGGATGCCGAGAAATACCGACAGCAGCTCAACCGCGCGGGGCAGGTGCTGCAATGA
- a CDS encoding FGGY-family carbohydrate kinase, with amino-acid sequence MSGQFDKLVVGIDLGTSGARAVAMAVDGTVVASGAAKLSAFSADHRDPVGWWKAVQAALAEALGCIDRRKVVALSIDGTSGTMLPVDRTGAPLATPMMYNDPVADRALLDAVSAHAPRESAAHGATSGLAKLLAFQSLPGVFRVIHQADWLAGHFTGLYDVSDENNALKTGYDPVSRSWPDWMERTGARVELLPDVLPAGAPIATIAPEAADAFGLSDDVVVVAGTTDGCASFLATGADRPGDGVSALGTTLTVKMLSDRPLFAPEYGLYSHRIGEMWLAGGASNTGGVVLAEHFSPERIATLSAGIDPAIDTGLGYYPLVKPGERFPIADPDFAPRMSPRPADDATFLKAIFEGIAGVESLAYQRLTSLGGPALRSLRSVGGGAKNAAWSAIRARKLGVPFLSASSEEAAAGTARLALAGARKAGVL; translated from the coding sequence ATGAGCGGCCAATTCGACAAGCTCGTCGTCGGCATCGACCTTGGCACTTCGGGCGCCCGTGCGGTCGCCATGGCGGTGGACGGGACCGTCGTCGCATCAGGTGCGGCGAAGCTCTCGGCTTTCTCCGCGGATCACCGCGATCCCGTGGGTTGGTGGAAAGCGGTGCAGGCGGCGCTTGCGGAAGCGCTTGGCTGTATCGACAGGCGGAAGGTCGTTGCACTTTCGATCGACGGCACGTCGGGCACGATGCTGCCGGTCGATCGGACGGGCGCGCCGCTGGCGACGCCAATGATGTACAACGATCCGGTTGCCGACCGCGCGCTGCTCGACGCGGTCTCGGCCCATGCACCGCGCGAAAGTGCTGCCCATGGCGCCACCTCCGGCCTTGCCAAGCTTCTCGCCTTTCAGTCGCTGCCGGGTGTCTTCCGGGTGATCCATCAGGCCGATTGGCTCGCGGGGCATTTCACCGGTCTCTACGATGTCTCCGACGAGAACAATGCGCTGAAGACCGGCTACGATCCCGTGTCGCGGTCCTGGCCGGACTGGATGGAAAGGACCGGCGCACGCGTCGAGCTTTTGCCCGACGTGCTGCCGGCCGGCGCGCCGATCGCGACGATTGCTCCGGAAGCGGCCGATGCTTTCGGGCTTTCGGATGACGTGGTGGTGGTTGCCGGCACCACGGACGGCTGCGCCTCGTTTCTGGCCACCGGCGCCGATCGTCCGGGTGATGGCGTGAGCGCCCTCGGCACGACGCTGACGGTGAAGATGCTGTCCGACCGGCCGCTGTTTGCGCCGGAATACGGGCTCTACAGCCACCGCATCGGCGAGATGTGGCTGGCGGGCGGAGCGTCCAATACGGGCGGCGTGGTGCTGGCCGAGCATTTCTCGCCGGAGCGGATCGCAACACTTTCGGCCGGGATCGATCCGGCCATCGACACCGGGCTCGGCTATTATCCGCTGGTGAAGCCCGGCGAGCGCTTTCCGATCGCCGATCCGGATTTCGCCCCGCGCATGAGCCCGCGACCGGCCGACGACGCGACCTTCCTCAAGGCGATCTTCGAGGGCATCGCAGGGGTCGAGAGCCTCGCCTATCAGCGGCTGACGTCGCTCGGCGGGCCGGCGCTCCGTTCACTCCGCAGTGTCGGCGGTGGTGCGAAGAACGCGGCCTGGAGCGCGATCCGGGCGCGAAAGCTCGGCGTGCCATTCCTGTCTGCGTCTTCCGAGGAGGCGGCCGCCGGCACGGCGCGGCTGGCGCTGGCCGGCGCGAGAAAGGCTGGTGTGCTGTGA
- a CDS encoding TIGR01459 family HAD-type hydrolase yields MTFAQATAIEGLGEIADRYDAFLIDQFGVLRDGRGPYPGAAETLVQLKDAGKRIIILSNSGKRSAENDRRLADLGFVSGSWDWFLTSGEVAWQILKREGEGASSGTRKCLLVSRDDDQSPIAGLDLERTKSGADADFVLLAASEGDVYPLSHYEALLAPAAARGVPCLCTNPDKVMLTKEGTAFGAGRIAELYDELGGTVRWIGKPFADIYASALEFLGQPELTRVCAIGDSIEHDIAGAANAGLHSVLVTTGILENASGEERRKLFAEHGASPDFILPKFIW; encoded by the coding sequence GTGACGTTTGCCCAAGCGACTGCGATCGAGGGACTTGGCGAGATTGCCGATCGCTACGACGCCTTCCTGATCGATCAGTTCGGCGTGCTGCGCGATGGTCGCGGGCCCTATCCGGGCGCGGCCGAAACACTGGTTCAGCTGAAGGATGCGGGAAAGCGCATCATCATTCTCTCCAATTCCGGCAAGCGCTCGGCGGAAAACGATCGCCGCCTTGCCGATCTCGGTTTCGTCTCGGGAAGCTGGGACTGGTTTTTGACCTCGGGCGAGGTCGCCTGGCAGATCCTCAAGCGGGAGGGCGAGGGCGCGAGCAGCGGTACGCGCAAGTGCCTGCTGGTCAGCCGCGACGACGACCAGTCGCCGATTGCCGGGCTAGACCTCGAACGCACGAAGAGCGGTGCCGATGCCGATTTCGTGCTGCTCGCCGCGAGCGAGGGCGACGTCTACCCACTTTCGCACTATGAAGCGTTGCTTGCGCCTGCGGCAGCGCGCGGCGTTCCATGTCTCTGTACCAATCCCGACAAGGTGATGTTGACGAAGGAAGGGACCGCCTTCGGCGCTGGCCGCATCGCCGAGCTTTACGACGAACTTGGAGGCACCGTCCGCTGGATAGGCAAGCCCTTTGCCGACATCTATGCGTCAGCGCTCGAATTTCTCGGGCAGCCCGAGCTGACCCGGGTCTGCGCGATCGGCGACAGCATCGAGCACGACATTGCCGGTGCTGCGAATGCAGGGCTTCACTCGGTGCTGGTGACGACCGGGATCCTTGAGAACGCCTCCGGCGAGGAGCGTCGCAAACTCTTTGCCGAGCATGGCGCCAGCCCCGATTTCATTCTTCCGAAATTCATCTGGTAG
- a CDS encoding sugar phosphate isomerase/epimerase, with amino-acid sequence MAFTLSLNTNPLVNRFAEPDDLIDTIAEKIRIGYVQLTHEFVNPGWPAATIAKTLRQFRRAIDRTGVKITSGMTGPYGRLNHFGHPDPDVRRYYVDWFKTFADISAELGASGMGTQFAIFTLKDYDDPARREEMMRIAIDCWREVAEHGRAAGLSYVFWEPMSVGREFGHTIAECRTLDRRLAEAQLPIPMKMMVDIDHGDVTSDNPDDIDPYAWAGAFPERSPIIHIKQSSMNKGGHWPFTAAYNRDGRITPEKLIGAVKAGGGTDNEICLELSFREREPTDHNVVEMIRESVEFWEPHIDTGFNRTKNHTERSQNHVR; translated from the coding sequence GTGGCCTTCACGCTGTCGCTCAACACCAATCCGCTGGTCAACCGCTTCGCCGAGCCTGACGACCTCATCGACACGATCGCCGAGAAGATTCGCATCGGCTACGTGCAGCTCACCCACGAATTCGTCAACCCGGGCTGGCCGGCGGCAACGATCGCCAAGACCCTCAGGCAGTTTCGTCGGGCAATCGACCGCACCGGCGTGAAGATCACCTCGGGTATGACCGGCCCCTATGGCCGCCTCAACCATTTCGGCCATCCGGACCCGGATGTCAGGCGCTACTATGTCGACTGGTTCAAGACCTTTGCCGATATCTCCGCCGAACTCGGCGCCTCCGGCATGGGCACGCAGTTCGCGATCTTCACGCTCAAGGATTATGACGATCCCGCGCGGCGCGAGGAGATGATGCGGATCGCCATCGACTGCTGGCGGGAGGTTGCCGAGCACGGTCGCGCGGCGGGGCTTTCCTATGTGTTCTGGGAGCCGATGTCGGTCGGCCGCGAGTTCGGCCACACGATCGCGGAATGCCGGACGCTCGATCGGCGGCTCGCAGAAGCGCAACTGCCGATCCCGATGAAGATGATGGTCGATATCGACCATGGCGACGTCACCTCCGATAACCCCGACGACATCGATCCCTATGCCTGGGCCGGTGCCTTCCCGGAGCGTTCGCCGATCATCCACATCAAGCAGTCGTCGATGAACAAGGGCGGCCATTGGCCGTTCACCGCCGCCTATAACCGCGACGGCCGGATCACGCCGGAGAAGCTGATCGGCGCGGTCAAGGCCGGTGGCGGCACCGACAACGAGATCTGCCTGGAGCTTTCCTTCCGTGAGCGCGAGCCGACGGATCACAACGTCGTCGAGATGATCCGGGAGTCGGTCGAATTCTGGGAGCCCCATATCGACACGGGATTCAATCGCACAAAAAATCACACTGAAAGATCACAAAATCACGTTCGATAA
- a CDS encoding DeoR/GlpR family DNA-binding transcription regulator, whose translation MKPEDRRQAIMDVLMEAGTASVEDLSLRFGVSKMTVHRDLDDLEQAGLLRKVHGGASIQSSPQFESDFRYREKIAISEKRRIAEHAASLIEPGQSILIDDSSTTGAIAECIRDIRPLTVITNNLGVITSLSGAPGINVIALGGQYSKKFNGFFGIVTDEALRSLRVDIAFLSSSAIEGTTAFHQDQEVVQAKRLMVKAAKRKYLLVDHDKFGRSALHFLTGLNAFDAVLTGAEVSAEHAAPLEEAGIRLVRVDNSKEKA comes from the coding sequence ATGAAGCCGGAAGACAGGCGACAGGCGATCATGGATGTGCTGATGGAGGCTGGAACGGCGTCCGTCGAGGACCTGTCCTTACGCTTTGGCGTCAGCAAGATGACGGTGCATCGCGACCTCGACGACCTCGAACAGGCGGGCCTCCTGCGCAAGGTGCATGGCGGCGCCTCGATCCAGTCGAGCCCGCAATTCGAAAGCGATTTCCGCTACCGCGAGAAGATCGCGATTTCGGAGAAGCGGCGCATCGCCGAACATGCGGCGAGCCTGATCGAACCGGGGCAGAGCATCCTGATCGACGACAGCTCGACGACCGGCGCGATCGCCGAGTGCATCCGCGACATCCGGCCGCTGACGGTCATCACCAACAATCTCGGCGTCATCACCAGCCTCTCGGGCGCCCCCGGCATCAATGTGATCGCGCTCGGCGGCCAGTACAGCAAGAAGTTCAACGGCTTCTTCGGCATCGTCACCGACGAGGCGTTGCGGTCGTTGCGCGTCGACATCGCCTTTCTTTCAAGTTCGGCGATCGAGGGCACGACGGCCTTCCACCAGGACCAGGAGGTGGTGCAGGCCAAGCGCCTGATGGTGAAGGCGGCCAAGCGCAAATACCTGCTGGTGGACCACGACAAATTCGGGCGCTCGGCGCTCCATTTCCTGACCGGGCTTAATGCCTTCGACGCGGTGCTGACCGGTGCCGAAGTTTCGGCCGAACATGCAGCACCACTCGAAGAGGCGGGCATCCGGCTGGTCAGGGTCGACAATTCCAAGGAGAAAGCATGA
- a CDS encoding triose-phosphate isomerase: MKKSGLWVGTSWKMNKTLAEAMVFAEGLAAADASRDERIQRFVIPPFTAVREVKARLSGTSVKVGAQNMHWDDAGAWTGEVSPLMLKDCNLDVVELGHSERREHFGETDGTVGLKTAAAVRHGLVPLICIGETLSEREAGEADQVLKRQVEGALELLEGEAKSATILLAYEPVWAIGVNGIPATADYADERHKRIAEVAEATLGRRVPVLYGGSVNPGNCEEMITQAHIDGLFIGRSAWDVSGYLDILQRVAKAI, encoded by the coding sequence ATGAAGAAGTCGGGCCTCTGGGTCGGAACCAGCTGGAAGATGAACAAGACGCTCGCCGAGGCGATGGTCTTTGCCGAGGGTCTTGCTGCGGCCGACGCATCGCGTGACGAGCGCATCCAGCGTTTCGTCATTCCGCCGTTCACGGCGGTGCGCGAGGTCAAGGCGCGGCTTTCCGGCACCAGCGTCAAGGTTGGTGCGCAGAACATGCATTGGGACGATGCCGGCGCCTGGACCGGCGAGGTGTCGCCGCTGATGCTGAAAGACTGCAACCTCGACGTGGTCGAGCTCGGCCACAGCGAGCGCCGCGAACATTTCGGCGAGACCGACGGCACCGTCGGCCTGAAGACGGCAGCCGCCGTGCGCCATGGCCTGGTGCCGCTGATCTGCATCGGCGAGACGCTGTCCGAGCGCGAAGCGGGCGAGGCGGACCAAGTGCTGAAGCGCCAGGTCGAAGGCGCGCTTGAGCTTCTCGAAGGCGAGGCGAAGTCCGCCACGATCCTGCTTGCCTATGAGCCGGTCTGGGCGATCGGCGTCAACGGTATCCCGGCGACAGCTGACTATGCCGACGAGCGCCACAAGCGCATCGCCGAGGTGGCGGAAGCGACACTCGGCAGGCGCGTGCCGGTGCTCTACGGCGGCAGCGTCAATCCCGGCAATTGCGAAGAAATGATCACCCAGGCGCATATCGACGGGCTCTTCATCGGCCGCTCCGCCTGGGACGTGAGTGGCTATCTCGACATTCTGCAGCGCGTCGCCAAGGCGATCTGA
- a CDS encoding RpiB/LacA/LacB family sugar-phosphate isomerase: MKIAIGADSAGKPLLDVIAAHLSGRSDVEVVDLSRSGFYADLAQNLAQQVVEGKHDRGILFCGTGIGVCISANKVPGIRAALTHDTYSAERAAKSNNAQIITMGARVIGPELAKSIVDTWLASEFDPNGSSAGNVEAINRLDAARAG; the protein is encoded by the coding sequence ATGAAGATTGCAATTGGAGCCGACAGCGCCGGCAAGCCCCTGCTGGATGTCATCGCCGCCCATCTGAGCGGCCGCAGCGACGTGGAAGTCGTCGACCTCAGCCGGTCCGGCTTCTATGCGGATCTCGCGCAGAACCTGGCGCAGCAGGTTGTCGAGGGCAAGCATGACCGCGGCATCCTATTCTGCGGCACCGGCATCGGCGTGTGCATCTCCGCCAACAAGGTGCCGGGCATCCGCGCGGCGTTGACGCACGATACCTATTCGGCCGAGCGGGCGGCGAAGTCGAACAACGCCCAGATCATCACAATGGGCGCCCGCGTCATCGGACCGGAACTGGCAAAGTCGATCGTCGACACCTGGCTCGCCTCCGAGTTCGACCCGAACGGCTCTTCGGCCGGCAATGTCGAGGCGATCAACCGCCTGGATGCGGCGCGAGCCGGTTGA
- a CDS encoding low temperature requirement protein A, with protein sequence MSETTSTEPHQSAHHHVARMSGRDTHEHHRTATTLELLFDLTFVIAFSLAASQLAHFLAEGHIFAGLFGFALATFSICWAWINFSWFASAYDTDDWIFRAVTMVQMVGVLILAIGLPPMFESIDKGAHLDNGIMVLGYVVMRVAMLFQWLRASRQDPARRNACLTYVKAISVAQIGWIVLIFVDFSLLVTFAMVVGLTAIEMLGPYFAETRDGGTPWHAHHIAERYGLLAIIALGEGVVGTVASISAVVEGQGWDLDVALVCLAGTGLTFGMWWIYFLLPSAEILHHYRLKRAFVWGYGHMPIFASIVATGAGLHVAAYYIEHKAHIGSVATVLTVAVPVACYIGLLYAMYAYLMQQVDRLHLWLLAGTALVLAASVVAAIAGLDMAKCLIILMLAPVVTIVGYEVAGHRHRMAALERSLHKSDAVH encoded by the coding sequence ATGAGTGAAACCACCTCGACCGAGCCGCATCAAAGCGCGCACCACCACGTGGCGCGCATGAGCGGCCGCGACACGCATGAACATCACCGGACCGCGACGACGCTCGAGCTGCTGTTCGACCTGACCTTCGTCATTGCCTTCAGCCTGGCTGCTTCGCAGCTTGCCCATTTCCTCGCCGAGGGGCACATCTTTGCCGGCCTCTTCGGTTTTGCACTCGCGACCTTCTCGATCTGCTGGGCCTGGATCAATTTCAGCTGGTTCGCCTCCGCCTATGACACGGACGACTGGATTTTCCGCGCCGTTACCATGGTGCAGATGGTCGGCGTGCTGATCCTTGCGATCGGCCTGCCGCCGATGTTCGAGTCGATCGACAAGGGCGCGCATCTCGACAATGGCATCATGGTGCTCGGCTATGTCGTCATGCGGGTGGCGATGCTCTTCCAGTGGCTGCGCGCGAGCCGCCAGGACCCGGCACGGCGCAATGCCTGCCTCACCTATGTGAAGGCGATCAGCGTCGCCCAGATCGGCTGGATCGTGCTGATCTTCGTCGACTTCTCGCTGCTGGTGACCTTCGCCATGGTCGTCGGGCTCACGGCGATCGAAATGCTCGGCCCCTATTTCGCCGAAACGCGTGACGGCGGTACGCCCTGGCATGCGCACCACATCGCCGAGCGCTACGGGCTTCTTGCCATCATCGCGCTTGGGGAGGGGGTCGTCGGCACGGTCGCCTCGATCTCGGCCGTGGTCGAGGGGCAGGGCTGGGACCTCGATGTCGCGCTCGTCTGCCTCGCCGGCACTGGGCTCACTTTCGGCATGTGGTGGATCTATTTCCTGCTGCCGAGTGCGGAGATCCTGCACCACTACCGTCTCAAGCGGGCCTTCGTCTGGGGCTACGGCCACATGCCGATCTTCGCCTCGATCGTCGCCACCGGCGCAGGCCTGCATGTGGCGGCCTATTACATCGAGCACAAGGCGCATATCGGTTCAGTCGCAACGGTGCTGACGGTGGCGGTGCCCGTCGCGTGCTACATCGGGCTGCTCTACGCGATGTACGCCTATCTCATGCAGCAGGTGGACCGCCTGCACCTCTGGCTGCTCGCGGGCACCGCGCTGGTGCTGGCAGCGTCCGTGGTCGCGGCGATCGCCGGGCTCGATATGGCCAAGTGCCTGATCATCCTGATGCTGGCACCGGTCGTCACCATCGTCGGCTACGAGGTGGCGGGGCATCGACATCGCATGGCGGCTCTGGAGCGCAGCCTGCACAAGAGTGATGCGGTGCATTGA
- a CDS encoding 6,7-dimethyl-8-ribityllumazine synthase — MTILSHPTAKIAIVRARWHADIVDRCVDAFVAQWTKLGGSAADVEIFDVPGALEIPLHAQTLAKTGRYAAILGTAFVVDGGIYRHDFVAGTVLDGMMRVQLDTNVPVLSAVLTPHNFQESEPLIAFFREHFVTKGTEAANACAQILDARAKLALVNA; from the coding sequence ATGACCATACTTTCCCACCCCACAGCCAAGATCGCGATCGTTCGTGCCCGCTGGCATGCCGATATCGTCGACCGCTGCGTCGATGCCTTTGTCGCGCAATGGACGAAGCTCGGCGGCTCGGCAGCCGACGTCGAGATCTTCGACGTGCCGGGCGCACTCGAAATTCCGCTGCATGCACAGACGCTCGCCAAAACCGGCCGCTATGCCGCGATCCTCGGCACCGCCTTCGTCGTCGACGGCGGCATCTACCGCCACGATTTCGTGGCCGGCACCGTGCTCGACGGCATGATGCGCGTGCAGCTCGACACCAACGTGCCGGTGCTTTCGGCCGTGCTGACGCCTCATAATTTCCAGGAAAGCGAACCGTTGATCGCCTTCTTCCGCGAGCACTTCGTGACCAAGGGCACGGAGGCGGCCAACGCCTGCGCCCAGATCCTCGACGCCCGCGCCAAGCTGGCGCTGGTCAACGCCTGA
- a CDS encoding ABC transporter ATP-binding protein — MSFLSLTSIKKSFGPVHVVHDFNMDIEKGEFVSFLGPSGCGKTTVLRMIAGFESPTSGKIVINGRDQNSLKPNQRNIGMVFQAYALFPNMNVHDNVAFGLKVAGTDKSEIDARVKQMLGLIKLEHLADRFPYQLSGGQQQRVALARAIAVKPQVLLLDEPLSALDAKIRVSLREEIRQIQQQLGITTVFVTHDQEEALSISDRIVVMNAGRADQIGTPFEIYNTPATRFVASFVGTLSIIEGKVADPAAGSVTIGNQQVALKDPIAGMKGGDSISLALRPEAGSIAEGAKGDTSLAGEVVSTSFLGSVIRTRLRVGGDVISFDMFNNPGVAPPVSGDNVTLRFAAKDLLVIRE; from the coding sequence ATGAGTTTCCTGTCACTCACCAGCATCAAGAAGTCCTTCGGCCCGGTTCACGTCGTGCACGATTTCAACATGGACATCGAAAAGGGCGAGTTCGTCTCGTTCCTCGGGCCATCGGGCTGCGGCAAGACCACGGTCCTGCGCATGATCGCCGGCTTCGAAAGCCCGACCAGCGGCAAGATCGTCATCAACGGCCGCGACCAGAACTCGCTGAAGCCCAACCAGCGCAACATCGGCATGGTGTTCCAGGCCTATGCGCTGTTTCCCAACATGAACGTGCATGACAACGTCGCCTTCGGCCTCAAGGTCGCAGGTACAGACAAGTCGGAGATCGACGCGAGGGTGAAGCAGATGCTCGGGCTGATCAAGCTCGAGCACCTGGCGGACCGCTTCCCCTACCAGCTCTCCGGCGGCCAGCAGCAGCGCGTTGCGCTTGCCCGCGCGATTGCGGTCAAGCCGCAGGTGCTGCTGCTCGACGAGCCGCTGTCGGCGCTCGACGCCAAGATCCGCGTGTCGCTGCGCGAGGAAATCCGGCAGATCCAGCAGCAGCTCGGCATCACCACCGTCTTCGTCACCCACGACCAGGAAGAGGCGCTGTCGATCTCCGATCGCATCGTGGTCATGAATGCCGGCCGTGCCGACCAGATCGGCACCCCCTTCGAGATCTACAACACGCCGGCGACCCGCTTCGTCGCGTCCTTCGTCGGCACGCTCAGCATCATCGAGGGCAAGGTGGCGGACCCGGCCGCGGGCTCGGTCACCATTGGCAACCAGCAGGTGGCGCTGAAGGACCCGATCGCCGGCATGAAGGGCGGCGACAGCATTTCGCTGGCGCTGCGTCCCGAAGCAGGCTCGATCGCCGAAGGTGCCAAGGGTGACACGTCGCTTGCCGGCGAGGTCGTCTCGACGAGCTTCCTCGGCTCGGTCATCCGCACGCGCCTTCGCGTCGGCGGCGACGTCATCTCCTTCGACATGTTCAACAATCCGGGTGTTGCCCCGCCGGTTTCCGGCGACAACGTCACGCTGCGCTTTGCCGCCAAGGATCTCTTGGTCATCCGCGAGTAA